TACTTAAGTTTTCTGTTGGCACACGCAAGGTGTATTCAACACGTTTGTACTCTCTTGCATCAGGTCCAAATGTGCCTGATGGCGAGTAACTTGATTCATAAGAATATTCAATATATGCCTGGTGAGCATTAATTGTCTCTTGAATATGCGATAGTGTTTCGCTAAAGACTAGTGTTTCATAATTCAAAGTTACTGTCTTAATGACCTTTTCACCGATTAAATTCGATTCCCCATCCAAACTATTTTCTTGATAGTCACCAACCATACCAGGCGAATAACTATTCGTGCTCCCACCTTGGTCAGTACAAGCCGATAAAATAAATGCTAATAAAACAATAATGACACTAAGGCCCTTCTTCATGTTTTCTCCTCCTTTAAGTAACCCTTATTTCATATTAATTATAGCAGTGTAGCTATCGTTTAAGAAACAATATGAGTAGAAATAGAAAAAGAGCCACCACTCATTAAAATGAGTGATGGCTCTTTATTGCGGCATGATTACTCATGGATAAAGAATGGTTCACATCCATCTTTATCATACATCCACTTCCTGTGGTGTGCTAAGCACGTATGTCCCGCATCAACTGCAATGATTAACATTGCAAGTCGCCTCGTCGCATAAAAATCATTATAGCACCTTCTTATAAAAAAGAAAAGCTTTATTTTCAAGAATTTTGACTAGCTTTAAAAGTGATTTCTTCTTGTCTTTCAAATTAAACTCCTTTATGCTAGGTAAGAAGAGAATATAAAGGAGACCATGTCCGATGAAAGAATGTTATTTTTGCCAAAGTATTATCCCCGAGGATGCGACGGTTTGTCCGATGTGTGATTCTGACTTAACACAAGTTGAAAGCAAAGCTGTAGATGCAACACTAAATCCTGAACCTTATATCTTTAATCAAGAAGTTAAATCAAGAAAATTAGAAAAAAGCTTTAGTTTTACAAAACTAGCTCATGCAGTCGTTAGCTATGTGAACTACCATATTCATCGTTTCTCAGACCCCATTAGTGTTTCTGAAACGGAACATACAGCAGGTTTTGGCTATGTGTCCATTTTACTTGCCTCGTTACTCTCAGCAAGCATTGTCACCAAGGTCGTTGGCGCATTAGATGAGGCCTATCATTTTATGATGTCAATTTCCATTTTACCTACTCTGACTGTCAAATTTCAGCCTATGCAGTGGTTCTGGAAAGCGAGCGTCTTTTTTGTCATTTACTTCCTACTGCTAGCATTCTTTAGCTTCCTATTCAAAAAAGCAGCCGCGACTGAGCGGGTTAATTTTAATCACTGGGTAACGCAATATACAGCTAGCAATACCTTTTTCTTTTTTGTATTAATCATTACTTTCCTTTTAGCTTTGGTTTTACCTCTAGCGCTAGCTATTCCATGTCTGTTAATTGTTATCTTGCATGCTATTTCCTATGTTATTTCATTTATTAGTAGCCTGTTTACAATGGAACGGAAATCGACGGTTAACCGCACCTTTTACCAAAGTCTAGTTGGAATCAGTATCCATTTCTTAATCATGAGTTTTATCGCTTATTTCTTAATTAAATTGTAAAAAAAGCAGATCTGGGAAAAATCCCAGATCTGTTTTTAGTTATCTAATGTAGAAAATGCATACGGTACAAGTTCGTCAACCGTTACTTCCTTAATATCATTATTACCATTGGTCAAGTAAATGGGTGTATCTGCTTGGCAGAGTTCTACCATTACTTGGCGGCAAATACTACATGGTGTAATGTAATCCTTTGTATTAGCTGATACTGCAATCGCTACAATATCTTCCTTTGAATAGCCATTAGCAATTCCTGTAAACAAGGCTGTTCGCTCCGCACAATTGGTTGCTCCAAATGATACATTTTCAACGTTTACGCCTTGAATAATGGTGTCATCCTTGTAAAGAACTGCTGCACCAACTGGGAAATGTGAATAAGGAACATAGGCACGTTCTTTAATCGTTTGCGCCTTTTCAACTAACAACTTAATTTGATTCTCTTGAATTTTCAACGTTTGAAAGTCCTTTCGAATAGATGTGATGTTTATCCATTATACCTTATTTCAAATAAATATACCGCTAAAAATTAAAAAGATTCTAGCTTTTTAATAGCTTGAACAAGATTTTCAGCATTAACTGGATAAGGTAAGTTATGAACCGGTAGCTCTGGCAAGCTAGCACGATTGGCAATATCCGTTAAATCCTCATCTGTTAAATAATCCAGTTTCATATCAGCTAATGATATCGGAATAGCCAAGCTAGTATAAAACTGACGTAAGCGGGTAATTTCATCCCATTTTTCTTCCAAGGATAACTGCACTAGAATACCATAGCCCACTTTATGGCCATGAAGAAAGTGATGTGCTTCTGGATAAATTGTAAGAGCGTCATGAATTTCATGAGCAACTGTTGTTCGTGCCAAGTCATCACCAAATCCTCCTACTAACCCACTAATAGAAATAATAACCTCACTCACTGCAACAAAATCTGCCGTTAAGTGATTTTGATCAAGGTCCTCAAGTGCTTTCCCACCCTTTTCCAAGATGGTTTGTTGGCACAATTGCGCAGCTGTCTGAGCCATAGTTAAGAATGGTTGTGTTTGAAGATGAGGTTGACTTAAAATTTCATCTGATTCGTACCATTTAGCTAACGTATCTGCCATACCTGCAATAAAGTAATCCCTCGGCGCATCAAAAATTAAACGCGGTTCAATGAGTAAAAGCAAGGCTTGAATAGGAAGGACATCCAAGCGATCAAAGCTGCCATCTTCATGATAAAGAACACTCACCGGTGTCCAAGGTGCACAATTACTTGCTAAAGTTGGGACTAAAACAAATGGGCAACGATTAGCTAAATAAGCGGCATACTTAACCGTATCCATTATTTTCCCGCCACCTACTCCAATAACAACATCAGCATTGGACTCTTCAATCACTGTTTTAATGCTATTTATTGTCGGATCCGTACACTCGCCACTGAATTGGTATTCTTCAATTGAAAAGTTAGACCGGTAAATACTTTTAAAATAAGGGCGTGCTTTCTTCCATGATAAGTTTCCGTGAACAATCAGTATTTTTTTAGCTTTCATCTGGTAAAGTTGATGTGTTAATTCGTCAATGGCGCCTTCTTCACAACGATATTGCTGTGGTCCCACCCGAACGAATGACAAGGGCTGATTTTGCATCTGTGACATGCCTCCAAAACATTTGTTTTTATTACTTCCTTATTATAAAACAATTCTTCCATAAAATCTGTATTATCTTATGTTATTATAGGGCTATCATTCGTTTTTTCAAAGAAAGGAGCCTGTCATTTGAGTATGTTTGCTATTCTATTTAATCAGATGATGACGATGTCATTGTTGATTGCCTTTGGATTTGTACTTGTTCGAACGAAAGTGATAAACAGTGAGGGAGCGAGACAAATCTCCACTATTTTAGCCATGTTTGTTATGCCAGCATCTATGATCGCTTCATTTAATGCTAATTTTGATTTAGCTCGTTTAAAATTATTTGGTTGGGCCGTAGTTGCAGCACTCGCTACAATTATCGGTCGTATTTTTATCAATCAATTTATTTTCAAAAAAGACCAACGTATTGAAAAATATGCAGCAACTTTTGCAAATTCTGGTTTTTTTGGTATTCCCATTGTTATCGCACTTTTTGGTCATGAAGGTGTCTTTTTCTTAACGCCATATATTATGTGTAATAATATCTTGCAGTGGACGTATGGTCGCGCACTCATTTCAGGCGATAAAAAAGCTATGACTCCAAAGAAAGCCTTCACTAATCCTGGTATGATTGGGGCTGTCATTGGTCTTACTATCTACATCAGCCAGCTTCCCCTTCCTCAATTTATGTGGACGGCGGTTAGTAATGTCGCCTCCTTACAGACTGCACTAGCCATGATGATTATTGGTAGCTACCTTGCTAATAGTGACTTGATGACCATTTTTAAAAATAAGTCGGCCTATTTAACTGTCTTTATGCGACTAATTTTTACACCGCTTGTTGCTATTTTAATGATTTATCTGTTACCAATTAATAACTTTGAAGTAGAAATCGTCTTGACGATTGCTTCGGTAGCACCAGCAGCAGTTAATACGGCTATACTCGGTCGTTTGTTTGGTGGCGACTATGAATACGGCGCTAGAATTGTTGTTCTGACTTCTATATTCTCTATTTTTACGATTCCATTTATGATGCAGTTTGCAGAATTTATTTATACCTTATAAAAAAAGCTGTCCCCATGCGAAGGGACAGCTTTTTTCTAGTTAAATAGACCGGTTATCGCTTGCCAAATATCCTGGAAGAATTTAGCAATTTTATCCATAACGCCATTTTTTTCTGCTTTCGTAATTAAGTCAGAGACTTTGTCTTGTACACTATTTGCAAGGTCAGTTAGTTGGTCTTTTACTTCTTGCGAATCAATAGCAGAGGTTTGTTGGTATTTCTCAAATAAATCTAGCAAACGATCAAATTGCTCTTGAGTCACATAATCGCCTAAATTAGCATTAGCCAATGCTTC
This genomic interval from Jeotgalibaca arthritidis contains the following:
- a CDS encoding cytidine deaminase — encoded protein: MQENQIKLLVEKAQTIKERAYVPYSHFPVGAAVLYKDDTIIQGVNVENVSFGATNCAERTALFTGIANGYSKEDIVAIAVSANTKDYITPCSICRQVMVELCQADTPIYLTNGNNDIKEVTVDELVPYAFSTLDN
- a CDS encoding iron-containing alcohol dehydrogenase family protein — its product is MSQMQNQPLSFVRVGPQQYRCEEGAIDELTHQLYQMKAKKILIVHGNLSWKKARPYFKSIYRSNFSIEEYQFSGECTDPTINSIKTVIEESNADVVIGVGGGKIMDTVKYAAYLANRCPFVLVPTLASNCAPWTPVSVLYHEDGSFDRLDVLPIQALLLLIEPRLIFDAPRDYFIAGMADTLAKWYESDEILSQPHLQTQPFLTMAQTAAQLCQQTILEKGGKALEDLDQNHLTADFVAVSEVIISISGLVGGFGDDLARTTVAHEIHDALTIYPEAHHFLHGHKVGYGILVQLSLEEKWDEITRLRQFYTSLAIPISLADMKLDYLTDEDLTDIANRASLPELPVHNLPYPVNAENLVQAIKKLESF
- a CDS encoding AEC family transporter codes for the protein MFAILFNQMMTMSLLIAFGFVLVRTKVINSEGARQISTILAMFVMPASMIASFNANFDLARLKLFGWAVVAALATIIGRIFINQFIFKKDQRIEKYAATFANSGFFGIPIVIALFGHEGVFFLTPYIMCNNILQWTYGRALISGDKKAMTPKKAFTNPGMIGAVIGLTIYISQLPLPQFMWTAVSNVASLQTALAMMIIGSYLANSDLMTIFKNKSAYLTVFMRLIFTPLVAILMIYLLPINNFEVEIVLTIASVAPAAVNTAILGRLFGGDYEYGARIVVLTSIFSIFTIPFMMQFAEFIYTL